In Moorella sp. Hama-1, a single genomic region encodes these proteins:
- the amrS gene encoding AmmeMemoRadiSam system radical SAM enzyme — MVQALHEAQYYVKLPGEKVECRLCPHTCVIAPGKRGVCRVRENRAGRLITRNYGRCSSLALDPIEKKPLYHFYPGSRILSAGTVGCNFSCQFCQNWEIAQDEPETAVITPADLVHKAREVGSLGIAYTYSARQAREAGLKNVMVTNGFIQEEPLQELLPWIDAWNIDVKGFSLEFYRKVVHGDYRPVLQTAAAAVAAGSHVEITTLLVTGLNDNLDELGELVRWVAGNLGVDTPLHFSRYFPQYRLQAPPTPLATMRRVREMAREHLHYVYLGNVADPEANNTYCPVCGELVIRRTGYQVSWPGLEGRRCRACGSELAIIR, encoded by the coding sequence ATGGTCCAAGCCCTGCATGAAGCCCAATATTATGTAAAGTTACCCGGGGAGAAGGTGGAATGTCGCCTCTGCCCCCATACCTGCGTCATCGCCCCCGGCAAACGGGGTGTCTGCCGGGTGCGGGAAAACCGCGCGGGGCGCCTCATTACCCGTAACTACGGCCGCTGCTCCTCCCTGGCCCTGGACCCTATTGAAAAAAAGCCCCTTTACCACTTTTATCCCGGCAGCCGGATCCTTTCGGCCGGGACCGTTGGCTGCAACTTCAGCTGCCAGTTCTGCCAGAACTGGGAGATCGCCCAGGATGAACCGGAAACGGCGGTTATTACCCCGGCGGACCTGGTGCACAAGGCCCGGGAAGTTGGAAGTCTGGGCATCGCTTATACCTATTCGGCCCGGCAGGCCCGGGAAGCCGGTCTGAAGAACGTTATGGTAACTAACGGTTTTATCCAGGAGGAGCCGCTACAAGAACTCCTGCCCTGGATTGATGCCTGGAATATTGATGTCAAGGGCTTCAGCCTGGAGTTTTACCGTAAAGTAGTTCACGGCGACTACCGCCCCGTCCTCCAGACGGCGGCAGCAGCGGTGGCGGCCGGCAGTCATGTGGAGATAACGACCCTCCTGGTCACCGGCCTCAATGACAACCTGGACGAACTGGGGGAACTGGTGCGCTGGGTGGCCGGCAACCTGGGAGTGGATACGCCCCTGCACTTTTCCCGCTATTTCCCCCAGTACCGGCTGCAGGCGCCGCCGACCCCCCTGGCCACCATGCGCCGCGTTCGGGAGATGGCCCGGGAGCACTTACATTATGTATATCTGGGTAATGTGGCCGATCCGGAGGCCAATAACACCTATTGCCCGGTATGCGGTGAACTGGTCATCCGCCGTACTGGCTACCAGGTTTCCTGGCCCGGCCTGGAGGGCCGCCGCTGCCGCGCCT